The genomic DNA AGAGGATAGATTTGAAAACGGCatcttcgcgttgtagtgtggactgggaaaatggagatattagaaaacgatgacgtaatttttgtcatgtgacgtggtcatgtgatccattcaacccttaacaatcaagatggcggcccatgttttaGCGGCGTTGTTGTATGATAGCGTTGTTAAAAATATTAAGgcctctattttcgtgagtgcgcagcAACGTCTTATCTCATTTTCATGCGAGCGCTAAttttaagtgcaattttcatgccagcacaaGTGGGTGTATgcgggagtgtttgcgctactgtgggtgtatcgcattttaatgaagtggtgcaaagcacagttcgctattttcctgagaaatatgtcattgcgctaagacgtttcaataccacctcttaactggCGCAAAGTTCatattcagttcctgcatttggtgattccaccagcaggtgtaATAAAGTTTGTGTCCATGTTCAAAAAATACAGAACATCAGATTATGTCCCTTCAGTCGCTGTTGAATCggtttgttgaaacaaaaaaattattaaatttgtgTAAAATTTCTAGAGTTCATATTGTTtcaattactattatttttattgttatgtttatatgtatcaaatcacttttttttattgtcacacagacatatacacaagtgcaatggtgtgtgaaattcttgaaaagaattcttgaaaaatgtattattattattgtgtatttacaattgtatttatgatttaattttgactaaTGATTTTCCATCTAGTTGtcaagtgatttttaagtcacttcaGAAGGGGCCTGTGGAAGACGttgaagagaaaaaaatgtttggatttggtatgatttatgtgtcagtagataataataataatactaagtattaatacttacattctctttaatttaatagagcgtacatccaaattctgacgagaatcacattttccatgcgtataaaagatGTGTGTTACTGtcattcaacaaggacgcagaTAATGCACTAAAGAATGTAATTTTCGATTCCtttaattcattgcatatagTCCATTTACACTTCTTCTTatgaattgtgttgtgtttgtttatatcgctggtgcttgagggaatggattatataataggatgcagacggtgcaataaccggagaagaacctcaaaattaaaatgcacttgatccagcccattaaCGCGTTGCATGGGCGATTTCGCCGAACCCACTTACgtctagacttagtgcatgcttgcacgaaaataccaacacttcatggccatgcccattgactttgcgtttatgacttaaagcattgcGTTTAATACAatcactcttaaaatagggcaaaATATGTtgctttgtacaaccttcacattgcattccttcaaaggcaatgGGAAGTTTACCTCGGAATTGCTGTACGGTGGCGAAACGCGCAGAAAATTGAGTTTCAGACAGTATATGGAAATAACACAAGGCCACGCTTCATACGTTTATTTATTATGactattctgtgttcaatacaagttaagatcaatcgacagcatttgtgtcataatgttgattagcacagaaattaattttgactcgtccgtccttttctttaaatctgtgttccAATGagacgcttacaatggaagtcaatgggaccaatttttagagtttaaaggcagaaatgtgacacttataattttataaaaacacttacattaattcttctgttaaaacttgtgtattatttgagctgtaaagtttttacgCCGTTTTAGGGGTAATtttataaagttgtaaaattggctgtaactttacacagaaagtgttagtaagtgattttatcgcactaaaatcatgttaacagattGTTTACGTCTTATTTACGCACACACACTTATAACAAGTATTATTATAAGTATGTGGTATTAGTTGACATGACATGTTAttcttcatctaaaactattctaAAACATGTTTAATTCTTGTATGGATATCATACATACAGCATTTGCGAGCTCATAAAACAGTAATTGATAGACTACACAAAATATAGgttcttttattaattaaattttaacctaaaatcttgatgttgccCGAAATAAAGTTTATGGCATCTTAGGCTTTTTGTCAACTTCCCATTTCTACAGGCAGTGTAaactaatatatttaataattttaatgctAATTTACTGTATAAATATCTTGACACCAAACCGTCTGATGATGACTTTCATCATGATGAATTCACTTATTTCATCTAATTAATGTCTTAGTACCTAATTATTTAACTTTATTACCTCAGCTGACAGGAATTGAACAGTATCAACCAGTTAATTAAAccaatataacataaaataacgaCAAAACAACTAAAATAATGAAAACTGCTGAAACTTTACAGAAATACAACACCGTGGACTAAATGAGGATCCCTCTGTCCTTAAAATTAGAGAAATAATGAGTATTTCTGCTCAAATTTGCAAACGTTAATCTGACTGAAGTTTCTGAGGAGACCGTTGAGAACGCGGGGGAAAACTGCAGCTGTCAATCACACTTCACACCTCCTGAAAGAGGTTttcacatttaatatatttattttactgatCGATTTTTTTTATGCTGTCAGATATCTAAAGTTGTCAAATTATTATtcgtttttattttacaaaatatctatttttattgttagtatttatttttttaatcaaacggCCTTTTTCACATGACGTACATGGGTGCTTGTAGTTTAGTAGGGGttttggactacatttcccaattATCACATCTTTCTGCAGATATGGGGGAGGGGTGTTTAAAACTCGCTGCTGGCATTAATATTAACATCTCATAATGTCACTTTCATATAACGCTTGTTTTTATGTTCATTCATCATTAGTCGTGGTTTTAAGCGTTATTTTCTGGTTAGTTCAGAGGTTATAAAGTGTTCATGCACTCAGTTTGGGGATTGTTTACACATGTGATGGGCGCTCGTGCTCAGTTCCTGACTGTTCGCTGAGGCAGCACGAGGAGATTTCATATTAACATTATTGTAGTACAAGTCACATGATTATTTATGCACTGAGCAGGGTGGTATTTGTTGATATCGATTATATTAATCACTTTGATTCGGGCCAGCGCAGGCAGTCTGCAGGATACCTATTCAGCGAGGGGGGCGGTGACTGTGAGTTTTGAGCTTCGCCATTGGTCGCTCGGGGAGCCGTACATCGAATACCGCTTTCTCATTGGTGGAGATGGCTGTCCGTCAGTCTTGGTCTGTGCTGGAATATATAATCGCGTGGGTCTGCTTGTGCCTCAGCGAGAGATAGAGCAGCGCGAGCTCTCGTTTACACGTGCGGGCACTCGAGAGCTCAAACTCTGTTTTTAATCATTGTTGTTTTTGCGAAGTGAATTTCAGATTTATAGCGTTTCTTAGTGCAAGTGCAGGTGTGTTTATTCTCGGATTCAGTGAGCGTGGTTCTGTCGCGTTAAAGTGTGCCGtgagcattattttagtgtgtgtttttttcacaCAGTCACTCACAGCGCGAGAAAAGCGGAGAAACGGTCGcacagagtgtgtttgtgtgtgtgtttacgtgtGAATCTGTGTGTGAAGGGGAGGGAGCCTTTTAGGACTCGAGTTTCTTTTGCATTATTCATGAGATAGATCCTCCCAGGGGCGGGAGTATTACATGAGAAGGGCGGGCCCAAAGACTGAAAGAGGCGTGGCTTCAGATGGACATACAGTGACACCTGGGTCATAAccacatataaatatacataaaacTACACTAACAGGATCACTTTAGTCAAGTAAGTAACTTGCACTCGTCACTTACACCATTAAAAACACAATGTTATGtatgttttgtacattttgtacagatattaaatattgtatgagTATATCTTGCACTGTTTACTGTATGATTTTGTTTTCAAAAGTGTTCCTGATACAGATCAATAACTCCTGTATGAACTGTGATTCTGTAATGTGCTTTGGATATCATGTAAATAAATGACATGGCTGGATATTGTGCTAATATTGTGTTTCTCTGCAGGATCTGTGCAGTCGGGCGTgctgtagaggtgaatggatgtTGACTGCGATGTCTGTGCAAAGTGAGCTTCCGGGCAGTGGCGGGGCAGGTTTGAACGCCCACCCTCAGTCCCCACTGCAGATGTCCTGCCCCGTCACCATCCAGGACGCGTTGACCGTTGACACGGTGCTTatacaaccacctagcaatcacGTGACCCCTCAAGATGGGGTCGGTGATGCTGCCACTCCTCGGACAGTAGAGGGACCCGCACAGATTAAAAATGGCCTGCAGTCACGAAGCGAGACGCCGCAGAAACTGAATAAACGGCGCTACAGCATGAACGTGGGGTTCAAACATCCGAGTCTCTGTAAACGCAGACGGCGTGCCAACTCCGAAAGTGACCCTGTGCTGCCCAGCAACTTCCTGCTGGGTGGGAATATCTTTGATCCGTTGAATCTCAACAGCCTGATGGACGAGGAGGTCAATAAGGCTTTGAACGCCGAGACGCCCAAATCATCGCCTCTTCCCGCCAAAAACAGAGACCCTGTTGAGATTCTGATCCCGAAAGACATCACAGACCCTCTGAACTTAAACGGTAGCAGTGGAGAAGCAGCAGCGAGCGTGTTGATGTCGCCCGTGAAGAGGCGAAAACATCGCTACCGACACCACGGAGCTGCGACTCTAGGCAATGCCGGGCAGTTTGACCTTTCAGATGCCGAGAAGTCAAAGGAGGGGTCAGTTTCAGGGCCTCTGTTTCCTCTTGCTATTTCGTCAGTGTCAACATGTGGCGAACCTGCAGAGGGTGCTGAGCTTTTGGCACCACAGGCCGTTGAGGAGTCGCCACGCCCCTATGAGCTCAACACGTCAATCAACTGCCGAGATGAAGTGGTCACGCCCATACTTCCACGAAGACGGTCCCACCCTTCCTCGTCTAGCTCCGCCCCTCATACCCAGTCCATAGCGGTCAGCTCCGCTGCCTCCACTCAAGCATCCAAACACAAGAAGCGCAGAAGTACCTACAGCCATTCGGATCGTCTGTCAATCACTCCCACTCCGCCCACAAAGCATCAAATCAGAGAGAAAGCAGACAGTCAAATGTTTCACACTCCTATTGTGGGCGGAGCCAGTGGAGTCCTTCCCACGGGGGCACAGAAGATCCCACAGCAC from Myxocyprinus asiaticus isolate MX2 ecotype Aquarium Trade chromosome 29, UBuf_Myxa_2, whole genome shotgun sequence includes the following:
- the mepceb gene encoding 7SK snRNA methylphosphate capping enzyme — translated: MLTAMSVQSELPGSGGAGLNAHPQSPLQMSCPVTIQDALTVDTVLIQPPSNHVTPQDGVGDAATPRTVEGPAQIKNGLQSRSETPQKLNKRRYSMNVGFKHPSLCKRRRRANSESDPVLPSNFLLGGNIFDPLNLNSLMDEEVNKALNAETPKSSPLPAKNRDPVEILIPKDITDPLNLNGSSGEAAASVLMSPVKRRKHRYRHHGAATLGNAGQFDLSDAEKSKEGSVSGPLFPLAISSVSTCGEPAEGAELLAPQAVEESPRPYELNTSINCRDEVVTPILPRRRSHPSSSSSAPHTQSIAVSSAASTQASKHKKRRSTYSHSDRLSITPTPPTKHQIREKADSQMFHTPIVGGASGVLPTGAQKIPQHQRRPKDKFQYGNYSHYYGYRTPALNADPRLEIFRPEWFRGKKVLDVGCSTGHITLTIARYWSPNHILGVDIDGALVHAARQNLRHFLSELHGPQSDRTQSGQTEGKSRGERVEHAAVAGEGSEVRGGSELGLTPLMHLQLERVRGLSRFPLSLTRCRGPIATPPIMPHVPGLFPSNVSFLKGNYVPDSDAAVMSQCEEYDVIMCLSLTKWVHLNFGDAGIQRLFRRIYRHLLPGGVLILEPQPWSSYARRKRLTEVTHKNYNSIRLKPDQFSSFLTTDVGFSSYELIATPHNCPKGFQRPIYLFYKGPSSNRK